One stretch of Desulfovibrio sp. JC022 DNA includes these proteins:
- a CDS encoding glutamate synthase-related protein, with protein sequence MLFRKFASTFHEFRIVRDPDLCIDCKVCIRQCSYDAHFWDDAREKVAHDNRKCVGCHRCAAMCPTAALTIKLNESDFRPNATWRPEFARNIYNQAESGGVLLAGMGSPVDIPVYWDRLLLDASQVTNPSIDPLREPMELKTFLGFKPDRVEVELNADGIPELKTEQTPQIELATPITFAGMSFGAINYNLHVAMAMAAKELGTVYNTGEGGLHKSLYEYGPWTIVQVASGRFGVHSDYLNAGVGIEIKVGQGAKPGIGGHLPGEKINGMISETRMIPPGSDAISPAPHHDIYSIEDLLQLIFALKEATEYRVPVAVKIAAVHNVAAIASGVVRAGADILTIDGMKGGTGAAPAMTRDNVGIPIELALASVDQRLRDEGIRSKASIIAGGGFRCSGDVIKAIALGADAVNIGTAALIAVGCTLCGRCYTGKCPWGIATNDKKLAKRQNPEVAAERLVNLVRSWSHEIEEMLGGMGLNSIESLRGNRDKLRAVGLTEAEMQILGVKHAGR encoded by the coding sequence TTGCTTTTCAGAAAATTTGCCAGCACATTCCATGAATTCCGCATAGTGCGCGACCCGGACCTGTGCATCGACTGCAAAGTCTGCATCAGACAATGCTCTTATGATGCGCATTTCTGGGACGATGCCCGCGAAAAAGTTGCCCATGACAATCGTAAATGTGTGGGCTGCCACCGTTGCGCGGCCATGTGTCCCACTGCGGCACTGACAATCAAGTTGAATGAGTCGGATTTCCGGCCCAATGCCACATGGCGTCCTGAGTTCGCACGTAACATCTATAATCAGGCCGAAAGCGGAGGTGTGCTTCTGGCAGGCATGGGCAGTCCGGTTGATATCCCGGTTTATTGGGATCGACTACTGCTGGATGCCAGTCAGGTAACCAACCCTTCCATTGATCCGCTGCGTGAACCTATGGAACTTAAAACTTTCCTTGGTTTCAAACCGGACCGGGTGGAGGTTGAACTCAATGCAGACGGTATTCCTGAATTAAAAACTGAACAGACTCCCCAGATAGAACTTGCCACCCCGATTACTTTTGCAGGCATGTCTTTTGGAGCTATTAATTATAACCTGCACGTGGCAATGGCTATGGCAGCCAAGGAGCTTGGCACGGTCTACAACACCGGAGAAGGCGGGCTGCATAAGTCACTTTACGAATACGGACCGTGGACCATTGTACAGGTTGCTTCCGGTCGTTTCGGGGTTCATAGCGATTATTTGAATGCCGGGGTAGGTATTGAGATTAAGGTCGGACAAGGTGCAAAACCGGGAATTGGTGGCCATCTTCCGGGTGAGAAAATTAACGGCATGATTTCCGAAACCCGTATGATCCCACCGGGGTCAGATGCTATTTCGCCAGCTCCGCATCATGATATTTATTCCATCGAAGATCTGCTGCAACTTATTTTCGCGCTTAAGGAAGCAACGGAATACCGTGTTCCGGTGGCGGTTAAGATTGCGGCGGTGCACAATGTTGCGGCTATTGCTTCCGGCGTGGTCCGTGCCGGGGCGGATATCCTTACCATTGACGGTATGAAGGGCGGCACCGGGGCGGCTCCGGCTATGACTCGCGACAATGTAGGTATTCCTATTGAACTGGCTCTTGCCAGCGTGGATCAAAGGTTGCGGGACGAAGGTATTCGTTCCAAGGCTTCAATTATTGCCGGAGGCGGATTTCGTTGCAGCGGCGATGTGATCAAGGCCATTGCTCTGGGGGCGGATGCGGTCAATATCGGGACAGCGGCTCTGATCGCCGTGGGTTGTACCTTGTGCGGGCGTTGTTATACCGGGAAATGTCCGTGGGGAATTGCCACCAACGATAAGAAGCTTGCCAAGCGTCAGAACCCGGAAGTTGCGGCAGAGCGGTTGGTTAATCTTGTGCGCAGCTGGTCCCATGAGATCGAAGAAATGCTCGGCGGTATGGGGCTGAATTCTATTGAGAGTCTGCGCGGGAATAGGGATAAATTAAGAGCTGTAGGACTGACTGAAGCTGAAATGCAGATTCTGGGTGTCAAGCATGCGGGACGGTAA
- the yajC gene encoding preprotein translocase subunit YajC, which yields MFFADVAHAMGAAGQQAQGGPMGALGSFLPLILMFAIFYFLLIRPQQKKAKEHKAMLEAIQRGDRVLTAGGIYGRVTAVDGDELTVELAEGFQVKVERSFVSNLANPAKKEEKKDK from the coding sequence ATGTTTTTTGCAGATGTCGCACACGCGATGGGTGCAGCCGGACAGCAGGCCCAGGGCGGGCCTATGGGTGCACTTGGTTCTTTTCTCCCTCTCATCCTCATGTTTGCAATTTTCTATTTTCTGCTCATCAGACCGCAGCAGAAAAAAGCTAAAGAGCACAAAGCCATGCTGGAAGCAATCCAGAGAGGCGACCGCGTTCTTACCGCAGGCGGCATTTACGGCAGGGTAACTGCTGTAGATGGCGATGAACTGACCGTTGAGCTTGCAGAAGGCTTTCAGGTCAAGGTTGAAAGATCTTTTGTCTCCAACCTCGCTAATCCTGCGAAAAAAGAAGAAAAGAAAGACAAGTAA
- a CDS encoding 4Fe-4S dicluster domain-containing protein has product MKRIYPDRELCIGCGLCVLGCLAAHSKSHDLVLAYKEERAKGLVSRKRLIEDDEVCIAISCRHCEEPECVPVCISGALTKDEVTGITVYDADKCVGCWTCIMACPYGAIQRDKYNNKIIKCDLCAGRENGPACVEACPNRALRYEER; this is encoded by the coding sequence ATGAAACGTATTTATCCGGATAGGGAATTGTGCATCGGGTGCGGCCTGTGTGTTTTAGGTTGCCTTGCTGCTCACTCAAAATCTCATGATCTTGTTCTTGCTTACAAGGAAGAGCGGGCCAAGGGTCTGGTTTCCCGTAAGCGGCTGATTGAAGATGATGAAGTCTGTATTGCCATCAGTTGCAGGCATTGCGAAGAACCGGAATGCGTTCCGGTTTGTATTTCAGGTGCATTGACTAAGGATGAAGTCACCGGAATTACGGTTTACGATGCTGATAAATGCGTGGGTTGCTGGACCTGTATCATGGCCTGTCCTTATGGGGCCATCCAGCGTGACAAGTATAATAATAAGATTATCAAATGTGATCTTTGCGCCGGCAGGGAAAACGGCCCGGCTTGCGTGGAAGCCTGCCCCAATCGAGCCTTGAGATACGAGGAGAGGTAG
- the dut gene encoding dUTP diphosphatase has product MNPTQSNPVEVKVKFLNETAREGSLDYATPNSAGVDLRACIEDDFVEIEAGGRYAFPAGIAIEITSPGIAGFIYSRSGLGTKDGLTVSQGVGVVDPDYRGEIKVSLLNTSGEKRRIERGQRIAQLVFMPYCHARLTPSEELSDTSRGAGGFGHTGKK; this is encoded by the coding sequence ATGAATCCTACCCAATCCAATCCAGTTGAAGTAAAAGTTAAATTCCTCAATGAGACCGCCCGCGAAGGAAGTCTCGACTATGCCACGCCCAACTCCGCCGGAGTGGACCTGCGCGCCTGCATTGAAGATGATTTCGTGGAAATCGAAGCAGGCGGAAGGTACGCTTTCCCCGCCGGGATCGCTATTGAAATAACATCTCCGGGTATCGCCGGATTTATTTATTCCCGTAGCGGACTGGGCACCAAAGACGGACTGACCGTCAGTCAGGGAGTCGGCGTAGTTGACCCTGACTACCGTGGAGAAATTAAAGTTTCCCTGCTCAACACATCGGGCGAAAAACGACGAATTGAGCGTGGACAACGCATTGCACAGCTCGTTTTCATGCCCTACTGCCATGCCCGGCTGACTCCCAGCGAAGAACTTTCCGACACATCCAGAGGTGCCGGAGGATTCGGACATACAGGTAAAAAATAA
- a CDS encoding glutamine amidotransferase family protein, with product MKAPENYHDFEKDISGCGVFGVISKSRACIPGDIPIRAMSCMHDRGNGLGGGFAAYGIYPDKADKYCLQLLCDDQQALDKAEVIIKRYFDINESEPIRTRKVLTIPDPPVVWRFFVYPKELRPQSRFSAGSESDYIVGVVMKINKEVPGAFVLSSGKNMGAFKGVGYPEDIAEFYRLDEYAAYIWTGHNRFPTNTPGWWGGAHPFTILDWSIVHNGEISSYGINRRYLCTHGYECTMDTDTEVVAYLIDLLVRKHGLSRKLASSVFAPPFWEEIEKMDGPEKKLYSALRTTYASAMLNGPFAILVADSDSLWGLNDRIKLRPLVVAEKDDRVYMSSEESAIRLVCPDLDEVWMPKAGEPVIVQADG from the coding sequence ATGAAAGCACCAGAAAATTATCATGATTTTGAGAAGGACATATCCGGTTGCGGGGTGTTCGGTGTAATCAGTAAAAGCCGTGCATGCATTCCCGGCGATATTCCCATCCGGGCCATGAGTTGTATGCATGACCGTGGTAATGGGCTGGGCGGCGGGTTTGCGGCCTATGGAATTTATCCTGACAAGGCCGATAAATATTGTCTGCAATTGCTTTGCGATGATCAGCAGGCCCTTGATAAGGCTGAAGTAATTATCAAAAGATATTTTGATATTAATGAGTCTGAACCTATCAGGACCCGAAAAGTATTGACCATCCCTGATCCGCCGGTGGTCTGGCGGTTCTTTGTTTATCCTAAAGAGTTGCGGCCCCAATCCCGGTTCAGCGCAGGGAGCGAATCCGATTACATTGTCGGCGTGGTCATGAAGATCAATAAAGAGGTTCCGGGCGCGTTTGTTCTTTCCAGCGGCAAAAACATGGGTGCATTCAAAGGTGTGGGCTACCCGGAAGACATTGCGGAATTTTATCGTCTGGATGAATACGCGGCTTATATCTGGACGGGGCATAACAGGTTTCCCACCAATACTCCGGGCTGGTGGGGCGGCGCGCACCCGTTTACCATTCTGGACTGGTCCATTGTGCATAACGGGGAAATTTCATCATATGGAATTAATCGGCGGTATTTGTGTACTCACGGATATGAATGCACCATGGATACGGATACGGAAGTTGTTGCTTATTTAATTGATTTATTGGTACGTAAGCACGGTTTGAGCCGAAAACTGGCTTCGTCTGTTTTTGCACCTCCTTTCTGGGAGGAAATTGAAAAAATGGATGGCCCGGAGAAAAAGCTTTACAGCGCACTGAGAACCACATACGCAAGTGCAATGTTGAACGGTCCGTTTGCCATACTGGTGGCGGATTCAGACAGTTTGTGGGGACTGAATGACCGCATCAAGCTGCGGCCGCTTGTAGTGGCTGAGAAGGATGACCGGGTCTACATGTCCAGTGAGGAAAGTGCCATACGGCTGGTCTGTCCCGACCTTGATGAGGTCTGGATGCCCAAGGCCGGGGAACCGGTCATAGTTCAGGCGGACGGGTGA
- a CDS encoding NAD(P)/FAD-dependent oxidoreductase has product MAYVIIGNGIASLGAIDGIRKYDRNTPITVIGAENTAAYGKPLTSYLLAGRISPERLSMRPDDYYKGKNVNLKLATYINKIDLEARELRTSEGEQIQFEKLLLATGGKPYVPQVNGLEGEGVYNFTAAKDAYRLIESVKDLKRAVVIGGGLIGLKAAESLYNRGVEVAVVESDQRILPLAYDGEAAALIAKRVEEAGMLVRCGVSGKNIVRDKSGKLRGILLEDKSFLEADAIVIAIGVVSNTELAEQAGIRVDKGIVVDDNMFTGKDGIYAAGDVAQARDVIFDKDKVVPVWSNAYTQGYYAGRNMAGNESKYPGTMSMSSISFFGLPTISVGEVNPDPDNSEYEIYTFFDERKQSYRKLVFKKDQLVGYVLVGDIDFAGMYTSFIKFKFKVDAITRKRLSQGEPDVLMWPDEFFNKAWNPDSK; this is encoded by the coding sequence ATGGCATATGTAATTATCGGTAACGGTATTGCTTCTCTGGGAGCCATTGACGGCATCAGGAAATATGACCGCAACACCCCGATTACTGTGATTGGGGCCGAGAATACTGCTGCTTACGGCAAGCCGCTGACCTCCTATCTGCTGGCTGGAAGAATCAGTCCGGAAAGATTGTCCATGCGCCCTGATGATTATTACAAGGGGAAAAATGTAAATCTAAAGCTGGCTACATATATTAATAAGATTGATCTTGAAGCGCGGGAGTTGCGGACCTCTGAAGGTGAGCAGATCCAGTTTGAAAAACTTCTTCTTGCCACAGGCGGCAAGCCCTATGTGCCGCAGGTAAATGGTCTTGAAGGGGAAGGTGTTTATAATTTTACTGCCGCTAAGGATGCATACCGTTTGATTGAGTCGGTTAAAGATTTGAAAAGGGCGGTAGTGATCGGTGGCGGGCTGATCGGTTTGAAGGCTGCGGAATCCCTGTATAATCGCGGAGTTGAGGTGGCTGTTGTTGAGAGTGATCAGCGAATTTTACCCCTTGCTTATGATGGAGAAGCTGCCGCATTGATCGCCAAACGGGTTGAGGAAGCTGGAATGCTGGTTCGCTGCGGGGTAAGCGGTAAAAATATTGTGCGCGACAAAAGCGGCAAGCTGCGCGGAATTCTGCTGGAAGATAAAAGTTTCCTTGAAGCGGACGCCATTGTTATTGCCATCGGGGTGGTTTCCAATACCGAACTTGCAGAGCAGGCCGGGATCAGGGTGGATAAGGGCATTGTTGTTGATGACAATATGTTCACCGGAAAAGATGGAATATATGCTGCCGGGGATGTGGCACAGGCCCGTGACGTAATCTTTGATAAAGATAAAGTCGTTCCGGTCTGGTCCAACGCATATACCCAAGGTTATTATGCCGGAAGGAATATGGCAGGGAATGAATCGAAATATCCCGGAACCATGTCCATGAGTTCGATAAGTTTTTTCGGGCTGCCCACAATTTCAGTGGGGGAGGTCAATCCTGATCCAGATAATTCTGAATACGAAATCTATACTTTTTTTGATGAACGCAAGCAGAGTTACCGCAAGCTGGTTTTCAAGAAAGACCAGCTTGTCGGTTACGTGTTGGTCGGTGATATTGATTTCGCGGGAATGTATACCTCGTTTATTAAATTCAAATTTAAAGTAGACGCGATTACCCGTAAGAGACTCAGCCAAGGCGAACCGGATGTACTCATGTGGCCCGATGAATTTTTCAACAAAGCATGGAATCCAGATTCAAAGTAA
- the secD gene encoding protein translocase subunit SecD → MNGSLRWKIVLTLLVVVFGVAYLLPSLPAVQNSGMAHFLPDDKISLGLDLKGGIHLTLGVDMDKAMDNNLSRMGDDLKAVAREEGIIVLKPKVLKGERVEAILLKQDQQEKLEKLVKENFGNLTILSTAVKPDGKVTYVFAPTPEYKKYLTKLTMDQAIKTIRNRIDQFGVAEPDIRKQQGNRIQVQLPGMQDPERAIKIIGKTAHLEFKLVDEAADLEKAQKGIVAPGREVTVIMHRLPDGSYIEKPIVLKKDAMLTGEYITDAQTRFDQFNQPYVTLNFNSRGARIFERVTGENIKKRMAIVLDGKVYSAPTIQDKIAGGRASITGSYTTEEAHDLAIVLRAGSLPAPVKILEQRTVGPSLGQESIDKGVAAAVVGSALVLVFMLVYYGFAGFVADIVLVLNVVLILAGLAAFGATLTLPGIAGIILTIGMAVDANVIIFERIREELRRGLTAKAAIIEGYSRATLTILDANITTVIAAVILYQFGTGPVRGFAVTLTLGILTSMFTAIFVTRILFDLYTSKRAADAPLNI, encoded by the coding sequence ATGAACGGGAGTCTTCGTTGGAAAATAGTCCTGACCCTGCTTGTTGTCGTGTTTGGAGTTGCTTACCTCCTTCCTTCACTGCCTGCGGTTCAGAATTCGGGAATGGCTCATTTCCTGCCTGATGACAAAATCAGTTTGGGACTTGACCTTAAGGGCGGTATCCATCTCACACTTGGTGTGGATATGGATAAAGCCATGGATAACAACCTTTCTCGTATGGGAGACGACCTCAAGGCCGTTGCTCGTGAGGAAGGCATCATTGTACTGAAGCCCAAAGTTCTCAAGGGCGAGAGAGTTGAAGCAATTCTCCTTAAGCAGGACCAGCAGGAAAAGCTGGAAAAGCTCGTTAAGGAAAATTTCGGAAACCTTACTATTCTCAGTACAGCAGTGAAGCCTGACGGCAAAGTCACTTACGTTTTTGCTCCTACACCGGAATACAAGAAGTACCTGACCAAGCTGACTATGGATCAGGCTATCAAGACCATCCGCAACCGTATTGACCAGTTCGGTGTGGCTGAGCCGGATATCCGCAAACAGCAGGGCAATCGCATTCAGGTGCAGCTGCCCGGTATGCAGGATCCCGAAAGGGCCATCAAAATCATCGGTAAGACCGCACATCTTGAATTCAAGCTGGTGGACGAAGCTGCTGATCTTGAAAAAGCACAGAAGGGCATTGTTGCCCCCGGACGTGAAGTTACTGTCATCATGCACAGACTTCCCGACGGTTCGTACATTGAAAAACCAATTGTTCTTAAGAAAGACGCCATGCTGACCGGTGAATACATCACCGATGCTCAGACCCGTTTTGACCAGTTCAACCAGCCTTATGTCACCCTGAACTTTAACAGCAGGGGCGCAAGAATTTTTGAACGGGTCACCGGTGAAAACATCAAGAAACGCATGGCTATCGTTCTTGACGGAAAAGTTTATTCCGCGCCGACCATTCAGGATAAGATTGCTGGGGGCCGCGCTTCTATTACCGGTAGCTATACCACTGAAGAAGCACACGACCTTGCTATTGTCCTGCGCGCAGGTTCACTGCCCGCTCCGGTTAAAATCCTCGAGCAGAGAACTGTCGGTCCTTCCCTTGGACAGGAATCCATTGATAAGGGTGTTGCCGCTGCCGTTGTAGGTAGTGCTCTCGTGCTGGTTTTCATGCTTGTTTATTACGGCTTTGCCGGATTTGTTGCTGACATTGTGCTGGTGCTCAACGTTGTACTTATCCTTGCAGGTCTTGCAGCATTCGGCGCGACCCTGACTCTTCCCGGTATTGCGGGTATCATCCTGACCATCGGTATGGCTGTTGATGCAAACGTCATCATTTTCGAACGTATACGAGAAGAACTCAGAAGAGGGCTTACTGCTAAGGCTGCTATTATTGAAGGCTACAGCAGAGCGACCCTGACTATTCTGGACGCAAACATCACCACTGTGATTGCTGCGGTTATTCTTTACCAGTTCGGTACCGGGCCGGTGCGCGGTTTCGCGGTAACACTTACTCTGGGTATTCTTACCTCCATGTTTACCGCTATTTTCGTGACCCGCATCTTGTTTGATCTTTACACCTCCAAGCGTGCCGCTGATGCGCCGCTGAACATTTAA
- the glgP gene encoding alpha-glucan family phosphorylase, with product MQPLRVYSVVPRLPSQLNELWDLAYNFLFVWNSDIASIFSSIDQVLWRDCQQNPVKFLNSLPQQQLEELANDDFFVQRLKEAAKVQRNYLAREGCSYQFEGAKKGEPVVAYFSFEYGIGLSLPIYSGGLGILAGDHLKSASDLNIPLVGIGLCYQHGYFRQYMTQDGWQQERYPSHDFEEMSIKAAKDKDGNEVKFSLDMKGEPLHVKVWYVEVGRVTLYLLDTNISENPANFRNITARLYGGDLEMRLWQEILLGIGGVKALAALGLEPSVIHMNEGHSAFAGLERIRVFMTEHGLSFEAAMEMVASSSIFTTHTPVPAGNDRFPADLMRPYFEPYAQTMGLAYKVFLSLGREDPRDDAEQFCMTVLALKLSRFNNGVSKLHGHVSRNMWQKVWQQYPVEDVPIGAITNGVHMPTWVATDFSLLFDRYLGPNWREDPDCTRVWRQTDNIPDAELWRTHERLRERLVDFVRKRLRRQLMNIGARRKEIELADEVLDPRALTIGFARRFATYKRAGLLFKDKERLLKIVSDAKQPVQFIFAGKAHPQDNEGKKLIQDLIQFCRREECRMSLVFLEDYDMKIANYMVQGCDIWLNTPRRPLEACGTSGMKAMANGVLQFSTPDGWWDEAYESDNSLGWAIGRGEDYNDHEYQDFVESQTLYKVLENDIIPEFYDRGHGSLPRSWITKVKKALRILGPEFNANRMVEDYTEKAYQPAFSNYATMHKNDFQGAKDLAAWRMEVMTKWSSLKVRNITSETHTDVYVEEPIIVTAEVFLNGLTTDNVQVEIYSGPVGQDGKFARRNTVVMTPEEDLGGGWHVYQGEVMPHEAGRFGYTVRILPKHELLLDPHSLGLIHWAQ from the coding sequence ATGCAGCCGCTTCGCGTATACAGCGTCGTTCCACGTCTGCCCAGTCAGCTCAATGAGCTTTGGGACTTGGCATATAACTTTCTTTTTGTCTGGAACAGCGACATTGCCAGTATATTTTCTTCAATTGATCAGGTTCTCTGGCGTGATTGCCAGCAGAACCCGGTAAAGTTTCTGAACAGTCTTCCTCAGCAGCAGCTTGAGGAGCTGGCTAACGATGATTTTTTTGTGCAACGCCTTAAGGAAGCTGCCAAGGTGCAGAGAAATTACCTTGCCCGCGAAGGTTGCTCCTACCAGTTTGAAGGTGCCAAGAAAGGTGAGCCTGTTGTAGCCTATTTCAGTTTTGAATACGGTATCGGTCTCAGTCTGCCAATTTATTCCGGCGGTCTCGGGATTCTTGCAGGTGACCATCTGAAATCCGCAAGTGATTTGAACATCCCTCTGGTGGGGATCGGACTTTGTTATCAGCATGGTTATTTCCGTCAGTATATGACGCAGGACGGCTGGCAGCAGGAGCGTTACCCCAGTCACGATTTCGAGGAAATGTCCATCAAAGCCGCCAAGGATAAAGACGGTAATGAGGTTAAGTTCTCTCTGGATATGAAAGGTGAGCCTCTTCATGTCAAAGTCTGGTATGTTGAGGTGGGGCGCGTAACTCTTTATCTGCTGGACACCAATATTTCTGAAAATCCGGCTAATTTCCGCAATATAACCGCCCGCCTTTACGGCGGTGACCTTGAAATGCGTCTCTGGCAGGAAATTCTGCTCGGAATCGGCGGGGTCAAGGCTCTTGCTGCTCTCGGTCTTGAGCCCAGCGTCATTCATATGAACGAAGGGCACTCTGCATTTGCCGGGTTGGAACGCATCCGGGTATTCATGACCGAGCACGGTCTTTCTTTTGAAGCAGCCATGGAAATGGTGGCTTCATCCAGTATTTTTACAACCCATACCCCGGTTCCGGCGGGTAACGACCGTTTTCCTGCGGATCTGATGCGTCCGTACTTTGAACCGTATGCCCAGACCATGGGCCTTGCTTATAAGGTTTTTCTTTCCCTCGGCAGGGAAGACCCCCGTGATGATGCGGAACAATTTTGTATGACCGTGCTGGCGCTTAAACTTTCCCGTTTTAACAACGGTGTTTCCAAGTTGCATGGGCATGTTTCGCGTAACATGTGGCAGAAAGTGTGGCAGCAGTATCCGGTGGAAGATGTACCCATTGGGGCCATTACCAATGGCGTACATATGCCCACATGGGTTGCCACTGATTTTTCACTCCTTTTTGACCGTTACCTCGGCCCGAACTGGCGTGAGGACCCGGATTGCACAAGAGTCTGGAGACAGACTGACAATATTCCGGATGCTGAACTCTGGCGCACTCATGAGCGGCTCAGGGAAAGGCTGGTTGATTTCGTGCGTAAGCGTCTGCGTCGCCAGTTGATGAATATCGGTGCACGTCGCAAGGAAATCGAACTTGCGGACGAAGTGCTTGATCCCCGTGCATTGACCATTGGTTTTGCGCGCAGATTTGCCACTTACAAGCGTGCCGGGCTTTTATTTAAGGATAAGGAAAGGCTGCTCAAGATTGTTTCTGATGCAAAGCAGCCTGTGCAGTTCATTTTTGCCGGGAAGGCTCATCCGCAGGACAACGAAGGTAAGAAACTCATTCAGGATTTGATTCAGTTCTGCCGCCGCGAAGAGTGCCGCATGAGTCTTGTTTTCCTTGAAGATTATGACATGAAGATCGCCAATTACATGGTTCAGGGTTGTGATATCTGGCTGAACACTCCGAGGCGTCCTCTTGAAGCTTGCGGAACCAGCGGTATGAAGGCCATGGCTAACGGCGTGCTTCAGTTCAGCACCCCGGATGGCTGGTGGGATGAAGCCTATGAGTCTGATAACAGTCTCGGCTGGGCTATCGGTCGCGGAGAAGATTACAATGACCATGAATATCAGGATTTTGTGGAGAGTCAGACTCTTTACAAAGTGTTGGAAAATGACATAATTCCCGAATTCTATGACCGTGGACACGGCAGCCTTCCCCGCAGCTGGATTACCAAGGTCAAGAAGGCGCTTCGGATTCTGGGGCCGGAATTCAACGCTAACCGTATGGTGGAAGATTATACTGAAAAGGCTTACCAGCCTGCTTTCAGCAATTACGCCACCATGCATAAGAATGACTTCCAGGGTGCCAAGGATCTGGCTGCATGGAGAATGGAAGTGATGACCAAATGGTCGAGTCTCAAGGTCCGCAACATTACTTCGGAAACTCATACCGATGTTTATGTGGAAGAGCCGATTATCGTCACCGCAGAAGTTTTTCTGAATGGTTTGACCACGGATAATGTTCAGGTTGAAATTTACTCCGGCCCTGTTGGGCAGGATGGCAAGTTCGCCCGACGCAATACTGTGGTCATGACCCCGGAAGAGGATCTGGGAGGCGGATGGCATGTCTATCAAGGCGAAGTAATGCCTCATGAGGCCGGAAGGTTCGGCTATACCGTGCGTATTCTGCCCAAGCATGAACTCCTGCTCGATCCCCATTCATTAGGTCTGATTCACTGGGCGCAATAA
- a CDS encoding thermonuclease family protein, with protein sequence MPKGKVRIIKSRSGVLKGPVLFFVLCCLLFSAVTASAFEGKVRYVIDGDTFILANNKRVRIAGIDTPEIGRDGKADQYYAQNSKALLNKLILGKRVRIEYAGKGKDRYKRIIGWIYLDDVFVNEEMIRKGAAFFYFHKGNDKGKQKRLLQAQRKAYNEKKGFWPVVSKLKKFNKPWVGNKNSRRCFLPNDKYAKKINWKNKVNFSNLGEAFYDGYSPARHLNFWPVVK encoded by the coding sequence ATGCCGAAAGGAAAAGTTAGAATAATCAAGTCACGAAGCGGGGTCCTGAAGGGCCCCGTTTTATTTTTTGTGCTTTGTTGCCTGCTGTTCAGTGCGGTAACAGCATCGGCTTTTGAAGGTAAGGTCCGTTATGTGATAGACGGCGACACCTTTATACTTGCAAATAATAAACGTGTACGCATTGCCGGAATTGATACACCTGAAATAGGGCGGGACGGCAAAGCTGATCAGTACTACGCTCAAAATTCTAAGGCCCTGCTTAATAAACTGATTCTCGGCAAGCGGGTTCGTATTGAATATGCCGGGAAAGGTAAGGACCGCTATAAGCGCATAATCGGCTGGATTTATCTGGATGATGTCTTTGTAAACGAAGAGATGATCCGCAAAGGGGCTGCTTTTTTTTATTTCCACAAAGGAAATGACAAAGGCAAACAGAAACGTCTTTTACAAGCCCAGCGAAAAGCTTACAATGAAAAGAAAGGTTTCTGGCCTGTGGTCAGCAAATTAAAGAAATTCAACAAGCCATGGGTGGGCAATAAAAACAGCCGTCGCTGTTTTCTGCCTAACGATAAATACGCCAAAAAGATCAATTGGAAAAACAAAGTCAACTTTTCCAATCTAGGAGAAGCGTTTTACGATGGCTACTCACCAGCAAGGCATCTGAATTTTTGGCCCGTTGTTAAGTGA